From a region of the Lactuca sativa cultivar Salinas chromosome 4, Lsat_Salinas_v11, whole genome shotgun sequence genome:
- the LOC111882161 gene encoding hydroxyproline O-galactosyltransferase GALT6, which translates to MKRTKLDWFMSLKQKRSIQFLIGLGFLYLLMVGLEVPFVSKIVSQEDESSVFFFSDKFSKKPYALDSEEELQEKEAPIRPLNLPQIAAKIPVSSRHSRKIREFKALSTLNFDINSLNGEPKDGFGGIQKSATEAFSVGKKYWEELESGKLKLPSENITINGVKNKTRESCPNSITLSGSLFREKGSIIVLPCGMTLGSHITLVGRPREAHPEQDPKISLLKSGQYLMVSQFMMELQGLKTVDGEDPPRILHFNPRLKGDWSGKPVIEQNTCYRMQWGSAHRCEGWKSRADEETVDGQVKCEKWIRDDDDHSEESKSSWWLNRLIGRTKKVTFDWPYPFAEGKLFVLTLSAGLEGYHVNVDGRHITSFPYRTGFALEDATGLALNGDIDVTAVFAASLPSAHPSFAPQRHLEMSDKWKAPPLPNEPIDLFIGILSAGNHFAERMAVRKSWMQHNLIKSSHVVARFFVALHARKEVNYELKKEADFFGDIVIVPYMDNYDLVVLKTVAICEYGVRTASAKYIMKCDDDTFVRVDAVLNEANKIGDGKSLYVGNINYYHKPLRYGKWSVTYEEWPEEDYPPYANGPGYILSSDVAEFIAMEFEKHKLKLFKMEDVSMGMWVEQFNSTKKRVEYVHSLKFCQFGCIEEYYTAHYQSPRQMMCMWNKLQRHGRPECCNMR; encoded by the exons ATGAAGCGAACTAAATTAGACTGGTTCATGTCTTTAAAACAGAAAAGATCGATTCAGTTTCTGATCGGTTTAGGATTTTTGTATCTGCTCATGGTTGGTCTAGAAGTTCCCTTTGTGTCGAAAATAGTTAGTCAAGAAGACGAGTCTAGTGTTTTCTTCTTCTCTGACAAATTTTCCAAAAAACCCTACGCCCTAGACAGTGAAgaagaattacaagaaaaagaaGCCCCGATTCGCCCTCTAAATCTCCCTCAAATCGCTGCCAAAATCCCTGTTAGTTCCAGGCATTCTCGAAAAATCCGTGAGTTCAAAGCTTTATCCACGTTGAATTTCGACATCAATAGTTTGAACGGCGAACCAAAAGATGGATTTGGGGGCATTCAAAAATCTGCAACGGAAGCTTTTTCAGTAGGGAAGAAGTACTGGGAAGAACTCGAATCGGGTAAACTTAAATTACCCTCGGAAAACATCACCATCAACGGTGTGAAAAACAAAACCAGAGAGAGTTGCCCTAATTCGATCACACTATCAGGGTCTCTTTTCCGCGAAAAAGGAAGCATCATTGTGCTCCCTTGCGGAATGACATTGGGATCACATATAACTCTTGTGGGTCGACCTCGAGAAGCTCATCCTGAGCAGGACCCAAAGATTTCGTTGTTGAAATCCGGACAGTATTTGATGGTTTCGCAGTTCATGATGGAGTTACAGGGCTTAAAAACCGTCGATGGTGAAGACCCACCAAGGATTTTGCATTTTAACCCTAGGTTAAAAGGCGATTGGAGCGGAAAGCCTGTGATTGAACAGAATACATGTTATCGAATGCAATGGGGATCTGCTCATCGTTGTGAAGGATGGAAATCCAGAGCTGATGAAGAAACCG TTGATGGTCAAGTGAAATGTGAGAAGTGGATCCGTGATGATGATGATCACTCAGAGGAGTCAAAATCAAGCTGGTGGTTGAACAGGCTCATAGGTCGAACAAAGAAGGTGACTTTTGACTGGCCTTACCCTTTTGCAGAAGGGAAGCTATTCGTATTAACTCTCAGTGCAGGATTAGAGGGTTATCATGTAAACGTTGATGGAAGACACATTACTTCATTCCCATATAGAACT GGTTTTGCATTGGAAGACGCCACTGGATTGGCTTTGAATGGAGATATTGATGTGACTGCTGTATTTGCTGCATCATTACCCTCAGCACATCCCAGTTTTGCCCCTCAAAGACACTTAGAAATGTCAGATAAATGGAAAGCTCCACCTCTTCCAAATGAACCCATTGATCTCTTCATTGGTATTCTTTCAGCAGGAAATCATTTTGCTGAAAGAATGGCTGTTAGAAAATCTTGGATGCAACATAATCTTATTAAATCTTCACATGTTGTCGCCCGTTTCTTTGTTGCATTA CATGCAAGAAAAGAAGTGAACTATGAATTGAAGAAAGAAGCAGATTTCTTTGGTGATATTGTCATTGTGCCTTACATGGACAATTATGACCTTGTTGTCTTGAAAACTGTTGCTATATGTGAATATGGG gTTCGAACTGCATCAGCCAAATATATCATGAAGTGTGATGATGACACATTTGTTAGAGTTGATGCTGTTCTTAATGAAGCAAATAAAATAGGAGATGGGAAAAGCCTATATGTAGGAAACATCAATTACTATCATAAACCTCTAAGATATGGCAAATGGTCTGTCACATATGAG GAATGGCCGGAAGAGGATTATCCACCATATGCAAATGGTCCAGGGTACATTCTATCATCAGATGTTGCAGAGTTTATTGCAATGGAGTTTGAGAAGCATAAATTGAAGCTGTTCAAGATGGAAGATGTGAGTATGGGAATGTGGGTAGAGCAGTTTAATAGCACAAAAAAACGTGTAGAATATGTGCACAGTTTGAAGTTTTGTCAGTTTGGTTGCATTGAGGAGTATTATACAGCTCATTATCAGTCTCCTAGACAAATGATGTGCATGTGGAACAAGCTACAACGCCATGGACGCCCTGAATGCTGCAACATGAGATGA
- the LOC111882160 gene encoding HIPL1 protein encodes MAVHHTTMNIFIIFISVTLLITHALSLPLCTDSSAPLKPKTPLVFCNYNGSSCCDSIQDKNIQKQFESMNVSQPACASLLKSILCSRCDPFSAELFTIKTVPRQVPVLCNSTVSSNSSQTNQANNNFCEKVWDTCQNVSVRNSPFSPLLQGQAPTPANSSNKLTDIWQSRSDFCNVVGGPSLEDSVCFNGEKVQLNITTNSTKAPPTGMCLEKIGNGSYLDMAGHTDGSNRAFFSNQKGQIWLVTVPEIGSGRRLDLDESNPFLDLTDEVYFDTQFGLMSIALHPNFAQNGRLFASFNCDKSKNPSCSGRCACNSDVKCDPSKLPADDAAEPCRYQTVVAEYTVNGTSSSRASVIPVASPVETRRIFTMGLPFTSHHGGQILFGPDDGYLYFMMGDGGGGDPYNFAQNKKSLLGKIMRFDVDKIPSESEITSLGLWGNYSIPRDNPYLEDKDLLPEIWALGFSNPWRCSFDAERPSYFMCGDVGLNEYEEVDMITRNGNYGWRVYEGPTIYTPEKSPGGNTSVTSINPVFPVMGYKHSDINKNEGSASITGGFFYRSTTDPCLHGSYLYGDLYAHEMWAGVETPVNSGIFTVNNISFTCAKDSPEPCILVPGSSLPALGYLFSFGQDNNKDIYLLSSSGVYRVVPPSRCGYTCEYETPTTGPTTGPVTPTRNSSANILKNSFKSLFVLLLFSLVLVYSTP; translated from the exons ATGGCTGTTCATCATACGACTATGAACATCTTCATTATCTTCATCTCTGTAACTTTGCTCATCACTCATGCTCTGTCACTTCCTTTGTGTACAGATTCAA GTGCTCCACTTAAACCGAAGACTCCTCTGGTTTTCTGTAACTACAATGGCAGTTCATGCTGCGATTCTATACAAGATAAGAATATACAGAAGCAGTTTGAATCGATGAATGTATCTCAACCTGCTTGTGCTTCTCTTCTCAAATCCATCCTCTGTTCT AGATGCGATCCATTTTCAGCAGAGCTTTTCACCATTAAAACCGTTCCTCGACAAGTTCCTGTGCTCTGCAACTCTACAGTTTCATCAAACTCATCACAAACCAACCAAGCTAATAACAATTTCTGTGAAAAAGTATGGGATACCTGTCAGAATGTATCCGTAAGAAATTCACCATTTTCGCCATTGTTACAAGGTCAAGCTCCAACACCAGCGAATTCAAGCAACAAGCTCACTGACATCTGGCAATCAAGATCGGATTTTTGTAACGTAGTTGGAGGACCTTCACTCGAAGATTCCGTCTGCTTCAATGGGGAAAAAGTCCAACTAAACATAACTACAAACAGCACCAAAGCTCCTCCAACTGGCATGTGTTTGGAGAAAATCGGAAACGGTTCATACCTTGACATGGCGGGTCACACCGACGGGTCGAACCGGGCTTTCTTCTCCAACCAAAAAGGCCAAATTTGGTTAGTCACAGTTCCTGAAATCGGGTCTGGACGTAGGTTGGATCTTGATGAGTCCAATCCGTTTCTTGATTTGACAGATGAGGTTTACTTCGATACACAATTCGGGTTGATGTCGATAGCTTTGCATCCAAATTTCGCTCAAAATGGAAGGTTATTTGCTTCTTTCAACTGTGACAAATCGAAAAATCCAAGTTGCTCCGGAAGGTGTGCCTGTAACTCCGATGTAAAATGCGACCCTTCAAAGCTACCTGCGGATGACGCCGCCGAGCCTTGCCGGTATCAAACCGTTGTGGCAGAATACACCGTTAATGGGACATCATCCTCACGGGCATCTGTA ATTCCGGTGGCTTCGCCGGTGGAAACGAGGAGGATATTCACGATGGGTCTTCCGTTCACGTCTCACCATGGTGGGCAGATTCTTTTTGGACCAGACGATGGTTACTTGTACTTCATGATGGGAGATGGTGGAGGAGGTGATCCTTACAATTTTGCACAGAACAAGAAGTCGTTACTTGGGAAGATTATGAGATTTGATGTCGATAAAATACCCA GTGAATCGGAAATTACAAGTTTGGGATTATGGGGAAACTATTCAATCCCAAGAGACAATCCGTATCTTGAAGATAAAGATTTGCTGCCAGAAATCTGGGCTTTAGGGTTTAGTAATCCATGGCGATGCAGCTTTGACGCAGAAAGACCTTCGTATTTCATGTGTGGAGACGTGGGCCTG AACGAATACGAAGAGGTGGATATGATCACAAGAAATGGCAACTATGGGTGGCGGGTTTACGAGGGACCCACCATTTACACTCCTGAAAAAAGTCCCGGAGGAAACACGTCGGTGACATCTATAAACCCTGTTTTTCCGGTGATGGGATACAAACACTCTGATATAAACAAGAACGAAGGTTCGGCTTCAATCACCGGAGGGTTTTTCTATCGGTCCACAACCGACCCATGCTTGCATGGAAG TTACTTATACGGAGATCTATACGCACATGAGATGTGGGCAGGCGTCGAAACGCCTGTAAATAGTGGAATTTTTACGGTAAACAATATCTCATTCACATGTGCAAAGGATTCTCCAGAACCATGTATCCTTGTCCCGGGCAGTTCTCTTCCTGCCCTAGGTTACCTGTTTTCATTCGGGCAGGATAACAACAAGGACATATATCTATTATCAAGCAGCGGTGTGTATAGAGTTGTTCCTCCAAGCCGTTGTGGTTACACTTGCGAGTATGAAACTCCAACCACGGGTCCCACCACCGGTCCAGTGACACCCACTCGCAATTCAAGTGCAAACATATTGAAGAATTCTTTCAAGAGTCTCTTTGTGCTTCTCTTGTTTTCCCTTGTGTTGGTCTACTCCACTCCATAA